Proteins encoded within one genomic window of Oryza glaberrima chromosome 12, OglaRS2, whole genome shotgun sequence:
- the LOC127756243 gene encoding uncharacterized protein LOC127756243, translating into MMNPGVSAKKRHAGAGFTLGCGCKDAKSVSVSASAAGTPSTTATRRRSAGMNPSRSTTTDTLTMTSASLSFLWERSVVEFDHDDGGDCGPESFSSFLRELSELEQSVASWGRKSHHQNHDKKHSPSSSSPLPSQEDRKEKNGGNGDATDKPGDCRDGDDGIGVGLDGSVAVVKQSDDPLGDFRQSERARRRRGPSTPRRVPLRRRTDAATRSWLGPR; encoded by the coding sequence ATGATGAATCCTGGCGTTTCGGCCAAGAAGCGCCACGCCGGCGCGGGGTTCACGCTCGGCTGCGGCTGCAAGGACGCGAAGAGCGTGTCCgtctcggcgtcggcggcggggacgccGTCGACAACAGCGACGCGGCGCAGGAGCGCTGGGATGAACCCGTCGAGGTCGACGACAACCGACACTCTTACCATGACGTCCGCGTCGTTGTCCTTCCTGTGGGAGCGCTCCGTGGTGGAGTtcgaccacgacgacggcggcgactgcgggCCGGAGAGCTTCTCCAGCTTTCTGCGCGAGCTTAGCGAGCTGGAGCAGAGCGTCGCGTCGTGGGGCCGGAAGAGCCACCACCAAAACCACGACAAGAAgcactcgccgtcgtcgtcgtcgccgttgccgtcacAGGAGGACAGGAAGGAGAAgaacggcggcaacggcgatgcCACGGACAAACCAGGAGACTGccgtgacggcgacgacggcatcgGTGTGGGGCTCGACGGCAGCGTGGCGGTGGTGAAGCAGTCCGACGACCCGCTGGGCGACTTCCGGCAATCTGAGCGAGCCAGGCGCCGACGTGGTCCTAGCACTCCTCGGCGGGTTCCCCTTCGTCGCCGCACCGACGCTGCTACAAGATCGTGGTTGGGCCCTcggtga
- the LOC127757938 gene encoding probable carboxylesterase 16 — translation MPPVAIQLYSLLFKLILRRRLSSLSASASSSSFGVSSRAAADHHHPSPPSNPSFSSAAGADAVATKDLHPDPLSSLHLRLFLPNPHHSATPAAPAAGANAPPPLRRNSFPQPAHDAGSPASAVGQELSRRASASFSGVSPSAAPCYGGYLPTARSGRRLPVIVQFHGGAFATGAADSAANDAFCRRVARLCDAIVVAVGYRLAPESRYPAAFEDGVTVLKWIAKQANLAACGRTMARGAGSGGADSFGAALVEPWLAAHADPSRCVLLGVSCGANIADYVARKAVEAGKLLDPIKVVAQVLMYPFFMGTSPTQSELKLANSYFYDKSTCLLAWKLFLPEGEFSLDHPAANPLVPGKGPPLKLMPPTLTVVAELDWMKDRAIAYSEELRKVNVDAPVLEYKDAVHEFATLDVLLKTPLAQACTEDIAIWVKKYISLRGHELSY, via the exons ATGCCCCCCGTCGCTATCCAGCTCTACAGCCTCCTCTTCAAGctcatcctccgccgccgcctctcctccctctccgcctccgcctcctcctcctcattcggcgtctcctcccgcgccgccgccgaccaccaccacccctcgccgccttccaatccctccttctcctccgccgccggcgctgacGCTGTTGCCACCAAGGACCTCCACCCCGACCCGCtctcctccctccacctccgcctcttcctccccaaCCCGCACCACagcgccacccccgccgcccccgccgcgggcGCGaacgctccgccgccgctgcggcggaaCTCGTTCCCGCAGCCAGCGCACGACGCGGGGAGCCCCGCGTCGGCGGTGGGGCAGGAGCTCTCCCGCCGCGCCAGCGCGAGCTTCAGCGGGGTgtcgccctccgccgcgccgtgctACGGCGGGTACCTGCCGACGGCGCGCTCCGGGAGGAGGCTGCCGGTGATCGTGCAGTTCCACGGGGGCGCGTTCGCCACGGGCGCCGCCGACAGCGCCGCCAACGACGCCTTCTGCCGCCGCGTGGCCAGGCTCTGCGACGCCATCGTGGTGGCCGTCGGGTACCGGCTCGCCCCGGAGAGCAGGTACCCCGCCGCGTTCGAGGACGGGGTCACGGTGCTGAAATGGATCGCCAAGCAGGCCAACCTCGCCGCGTGCGGGCGGACGATGGCGAGGGGCGCGGGCTCTGGCGGCGCCGATTCGTTCGGCGCGGCGTTGGTCGAGCCGTGGCTAGCCGCGCACGCCGATCCATCCAG GTGTGTTCTCCTTGGTGTCAGCTGCGGAGCGAACATTGCTGACTATGTGGCTCGAAAAGCTGTTGAGGCTGGGAAACTCCTCGACCCCATCAAGGTCGTCGCTCAGGTTTTGATGTATCCATTTTTCATGGGGACTAGTCCCACGCAATCGGAACTGAAGCTGGCAAACTCCTATTTCTATGACAAGTCAACGTGCTTACTGGCCTGGAAACTCTTCTTGCCTGAGGGTGAATTCAGCTTGGATCATCCAGCTGCAAACCCTCTTGTGCCCGGTAAAGGTCCCCCTTTGAAGCTCATGCCTCCAACATTGACAGTTGTTGCGGAGCTGGACTGGATGAAGGACCGCGCAATCGCTTACTCCGAGGAGCTCCGCAAGGTAAATGTGGATGCCCCTGTTCTCGAGTACAAGGATGCGGTCCATGAGTTCGCCACGCTGGACGTCTTGCTGAAAACACCACTGGCTCAGGCTTGCACCGAAGATATAGCCATCTGGGTTAAGAAGTACATATCACTGCGTGGCCATGAATTATCATATTGA